Proteins encoded by one window of Gambusia affinis linkage group LG17, SWU_Gaff_1.0, whole genome shotgun sequence:
- the LOC122847054 gene encoding NLR family CARD domain-containing protein 3-like produces the protein MDQCEDREEGVPPSKTTLCGEDESQSKGQRIHQRLKPEPEPEPEPSCVSFKSDWSKDKLIDFKSPGSQTTERVDQQSSEVPSDPSVQQHQTELDSIFKLLEDNIVTFVKNELKNIQKVLSSDDPQCSESQTEDEVLQSEEEEQRRSSRESVMKITLNFLRRMRQEELADHLQSKHLAGVCQPQLKSGLKKKFQSVFEGIAKAGSPTLLNQIYTELYITEGGTGEVNDEHEVRQIETASRKPHRPETTIRQEDIFKVTPGRYQPIRTVMTKGVAGIGKTVLTQKFTLDWAEDKAHQNVQFIFPFTFRELNVLKEKKFSLVELVHHFFTETKEICSFEHFQVLFIFDGLDESRLPLDFHNKEILTDATESTSVDVLLTNLIRGKLLPSALLWITTRPAAASQIPPHCVGMVTEVRGFNDPQKEEYFRKRFRDEEHPSRIISHIKTSRSLHIMCHIPVFCWITATVLEDVLETREGGELPRTLTEMYIHFLVVQTKVKKVKYDGGAETDPHWSPESRKMIESLGKLAFNQLQKGNLIFYESDLTECGIDIRAASVYSGVFTQIFKEERGLYQDKVFCFVHLSVQEFLAALHVHLTFINCGVNLMKDDTPSFFSTFFNRSNIISLHQRAVDQALQSPNGHLDLFLRFLLGLSLQTNQRLLQGLLTQTGSSSQTNQETVQYIKKKISENVSAEKSINLFHCLNELNDRSLVEEIQQSLSSGSLSTDKLSPAQWSALGFILVSSGKDLDVFDLKKYSASEEVLLRLLPVVKASNKALLSDCNLSERSCEALSSVLSSQSSSLRELDLSNNNLQDSGVKLLSAGLKSPNCNLETLSLSGCLVSEEGCASLASALTSNPSHLKELDLSYNHPGDSGVKLLWAGLKDPHWRLEALRVEPAGVQFLTPGLRKYSCQLTIDTNTVNRKLKLSEDNRKVTFVKELQSYPDHPDRFDNWNQLLCRTGLTGRCYWEVEWRGYVYISVSYRRIRRKGGSRDCWLGCNDHSWSLFCSDDGYSVWHNDKQTPLSSSSVSNRVSVYVDCPAGILSFYRVSSDSLILLHTFNTKFTEPLIPGFWFWSSSVSSVFLC, from the exons ATGGATCAgtgtgaggacagagaggagggagtCCCTCCCTCTAAAACCACTCTGTGTGGGGAAGATGAGAGCCagagcaaaggtcagag gatccatcagagactcaaaccagaaccagaaccagaaccagaacccagctgtGTGTCCTTTAAGAGTGACTGGTCAAAGGATAAACTCATTGACTTTAAATCTCCTGGATCTCAAACAACAGAGAG AGTTGACCAGCAGAGCTCAGAGGTTCCCAGTGATCCGTCTGTCCAGCAGCATCAAACAGAACTGGACTCCATATTTAAG ctgctggaggacaacattgtcacttttgtgaagaatgagctgaaaaacatccagaaggTTCTGAGTTCAGATGATCCACAATGCTCAGAGAGTCAGACAGAAGATGAGGTGTTGCAaagtgaggaagaagagcagaggaggagcagcagagagtcAGTGATGAAGATCACACTGAACTTCCTCAGGAGGATGAGGCAGGAGGAGCTGGCTGACCATCTGCAGAGCA AACATCTTGCTGGAGTTTGTCAACCTCAACTTAAATCTGGTCTGAAGAAAAAGTTCCAGTCTGTGTTTGAGGGGATTGCTAAAGCAGGAAGTCCAACCCTTCTGAACcagatctacacagagctcTACATCACAGAGGGAGGGACTGGAGAGGTCAATGATgaacatgaggtcagacagattgaaacagcatccaggAAACCACACAGACCAGAAACAACAATCAGAcaagaagacatctttaaagtCACACCTGGAAGatatcaaccaatcagaacagtgatgacaaagggagtggctggcattgggaaaacagtcttaacacagaagttcactctggactgggctgaagaCAAAGCCCACCAGAACGTCCagttcatatttccattcactttcagagagctgaatgtgttgaaagagaaaaagttcagtttggtgGAACTTGTTCATCACTTCTTtactgaaaccaaagaaatctgcagctttgaacacttccaggttctgttcatctttgatggttTGGATGAGAGTCGACTTCCTCTGGACTTCCACAACAAGGAGATCCTGACTGATGCTACAGAGTCCACCTCAgtggatgttctgctgacaaacctcatcagggggaaactgcttccctctgctctcctctggataaccacacgacctgcagcagccagtcAGATTCCTCCTCATTGTGTTGGCATGGTAACAGAGGTGAGAGGGTTCAATGACCCACAGAAGGAGGAGTATTTCAGAAAGAGATTCAGAGATGAGGAGCATCCCAGCAGGATCATCTCCCACATAAAGACATCACGAAGCCTCCACATCATGTGCCACATCCCagtcttctgctggatcactgctacaGTTCTGGAGGATGTGTTGGagaccagagagggaggagagctgCCCAGAAccctgactgagatgtacatCCACTTCCTGGTGGTTCAGACCAAAGTGAAGAAGGTCAAGTAtgatggaggagctgaaacagatccacactggagtccagagagcaggaagatgaTTGAGTCTCTGGGAAAACTGGCGTTTAAtcagctgcagaaaggaaacctGATCTTCTATGAATCAGACCTGACAGAGTGTGGCATCGATATCAGAGCAGCCTCAGTGTACTCAGGAGTGTTCACACAGATCTTTAAAGAGGAGAGAGGTCTGTACCAGGACAAGGTGTTCTGCTTCGTCCATCTGAGtgttcaggagtttctggctgctcttCATGTTCATCTCACCTTCATTAACTGTGGGGTAAACCTGATGAAAGATGATACACcatcatttttttctacattttttaacagatcaaatataatttctctCCATCAAAGAGCTGTTGACCAGGCCTTACAGAGTCCAAATGGACACCTGGACTTGTTCCTCCGCTTCCTCCTGGGACTTTCACTGCAGACCAATCAGAGACTCCTACAAGGTCTGCtgacacagacaggaagtagctcACAGACCAATCAGGAAACAGTTCAATACATCAAGAAGAAGATCAGTGAGaatgtgtctgcagagaaaagcatcaatctgttccactgtctgaatgaactgaatgatCGTTCTCTAGTGGAGGAGATCCAACAGTCTCTGAGTTCAGGAAGTCTCTCCACAGATAAACTGTCTCCTGCTCAGTGGTCAGCTCTGGGTTTCATCTTAGTGTCATCAGGAAAAGATCTGGATGTGTTTGACCTGAAGAAATACTCTGCTTCAGAGGAGGTTCTTCTGAGGCTGCTGCCAGTGGTTAAAGCCTCCAACAAAGCTCT actgagtgactgtaacctctcagagagaagctgtgaagctctgtcctcagttctcagctcccagtcctccagtctcagagaactggacctgagtaacaacaacctgcaggattcaggagtgaagcttctctctgctggactgaagagtccaaactgcaaccTGGAAACTCTCAG cttatcaggctgtttggtctcagaggaaggctgtgcttctctggcctcagctctgacctccaacccctcccatctgaaagagttggacctgagctacaatcatccaggagactcaggagtgaagctgctgtgggctggactgaaggatccaCACTGGAGACTGGAAGCTCTCAG GGTGGAGCCTGCTGGAGTCCAATTCCTGACACCAGGTCTGAGGAAGT ATTCCTGTCAACTCACCATCGACACAAACACAGTgaacagaaaactcaaactgtctgaagacaacaggaaggtgaCATTTGTGAAGGAGCTTCAGTCATATCCtgatcatccagacagatttgatAACTGGAATCAGCTGCTGTGTAGAACTGGTCTGACTGGTCGCTGTTACTGGGAGGTCGAGTGGAGAGGATATGTTTATATATCAGTGAGTTACAGAAGAATCAGGAGGAAAGGAGGAAGTAGAGACTGTTGGCTTGGATGTAATGATCATTCCTGGAGTCTGTTCTGTTCTGATGATGGTTATTCTGTCTGGCATAATGACAAACAaactcctctctcctcctcctctgtctctaaCAGAGTATCAGTGTATGTGGACTGTCCTGCTGGcattctgtccttctacagagTTTCCTCTGACTCACTGATCCTCCTCCACACCTTCAACACCAAATTCACTGAACCTCTGATTCCTGGattttggttctggtccagttcagtt